From the genome of Tsukamurella pulmonis:
AGGCGGCGAACGCGCCGAGGATGATCACGACGGCGGCGAGCGCCGCGGCGGTGACGAGGGGGCGCTTCGCAGCGCCGCGCAGAGCGCGAGGTGGGGGCACTCGCCCAGGATATGTGCGCTGCCGCGGACGCGCCGCCGGGCAGAGTTCGCTCGCGGCGAAAAATGCTTTGCGATACCTCATCGGGCGGTGTCAGAGTGGTGCTCGGCATTGATCGGGGAGCGGCCGGAGCGGGGTACCGCGACCGGTTCCGCGCGTTCGAACCGGCAGAACCGACCAGTGGCACGGCCCGTACTGGGCCCAGGGGGTTCGAGTCCCCCGCACGCCGTCCCGCCGGGAGCGCGGGCGGCGGCCGCCCTGCGATGCCCCGGCCATTACCCGGGACATCCCGCCGTCGCCGCCCGCCCGGCGGAGCGGTGCACAACGACCAGGCCTGCGGGCCGCCACGAGAGGAGAACCACCGTGTCGATCATGACCGCCCTGCGCGGCCGACGCATCGTCGTGCCGGTGGGGCGCCGCGCCGTCGAGTACCGGGACGGCGCCGTCGTCCGCGTCCGCGGGCCCGGACCTCATCGGGTGCGCGGGGACGGCGCCGTCGTCCCGGTCGTGGTGGCAGAGCGGCTGATCGCCGTCGCCCCGCAGGAGATCGTGACCGCCGAATCGGTGCCCGTCCGGGTGTCGATGACGATGCGCGTGCGGGTGGCCGATCCCGTCGCGTTCATCGAGCGCGCCGCCGATCCGGACGCAGTCGTCTACCTCGCCGCGCAGATCGCACTGCGGGAGACGGTGGGCGGCATCGGGATCGACGATCTGGTGCGGCGCACCACCGCCGTCGACGGCGAGGCGGTGCGGGCGGCGGTGAGCGCCGCCGCCGGGACGGTGGGCGTCGAGGTGCTCGCGGTGGTGGTCAAGGACATCGTCCTGCCGCCCGAGATCCGCCGCGCCGCGGTCGATCTGATCACCGCGAAGGCGCGGGGTACCGCGCGGCTCGAGGAGGCACGTTCCGAGACCGCCGCGCTGCGCGCGCTCGCCAATGCGGGCCGGATGCTCGACGCGTCACCGGCGCTCGCGCGGCTGCGCATGATCGAGGCCGCCCCCGCCGGCGCCACGATCGTGTTCAGCGGAACGGATCGGTGATCTCGCGGCTGATCCGGTGAGGGAATCGCCGGATCAGTCGCTGAGCATGTCCTTGACCATCGGGACGACCTTCTCGCCGTAGAGGGAGATGGAGCGCATCAGATCGGCATGGGTGACCGGCTGGTCGTACTTGAGGTCGAACCGGTCCACGCCGAGGGTGCGGACCGTCGCCGCGATCCGTCGCGCGACGGTCTCGGGCGAGCCCACGTACAGCGAGCCGGTGTCGACCTCGCGCTCGAAGTCGCCGACGGCGGGCGGCGGCCAGCCGCGCTCGCCGACCATGCGCTGCCGCATCCGCATCCAGCCGGCGTGAACCAGTTCGCGGGCCTGCTCGTCCGTCTCCGCGACCAGCCCGGGGGAGTGCACCGCGATCGGCTGCGGCGAACCGCCGAACTCCTTCTCCGCCCGTCGGAACAGATCGGTGTACGCGGCGAACCGCTCCGCCGGCCCGCCGATGATCGCGAGGAACAGGCCGAATCCGTAGCGCGCGGTGCGCACCACCGATTCGGGGCTGCCGCCCACACCCACCCAGGCGCGGATGCCGTTCGCCGTGGTCGGGTACACGCGCTGCTCGGACAGCGGTGCGCGCGTGGATCCCGACCAGGTGACGGGCTCCTCGGTGAGCAGCGCGGAGAGCAGTTCCAGCTTCTCCTCGAACAGCACCTCGTAGTCCTGCAGGTCGTAGCCGAACAGAGGGAACGACTCGGTGAACGAGCCACGGCCCGCGACGATCTCGGCGCGGCCGTGCGAGAGCGCGTCGAGCGTGGCGAACCGCTCGTAGACGCGCACCGGATCGTCCGAGCTGAGCACCGTCACCGTCGACCCCAGGCGGATCGACTCCGTGCGCGAGGCGATGGCGGCGAGCACCATCTCCGGGCTCGAGACGGCGAAGTCGGCCCGGTGGTGCTCGCCGACGCCGAAGAAGTCCAGCCCCGCCTGATCGGCGGTCACCGCCTCCTCGACCAGGTCGCGGATCACCTGCGGATGCGGCAGGGGGTGCCCCTGGGCGTCCTTGGTCACGCCGCCGAACGTGTCCACGCCGAACTCGGGAATCGTCATGCAGTCATCGTACACCGATAAACGGACCCTGGTCCGAATGGTGTGATGTCGGTGTCAGACGACGCCGTGCAGCGGCGGGCGTACCTCGTTGAGGGTGAACCGGCCCAGGTGCTGGACCTTGTAGCGCACCGGGTCGTGCAGCGTGTGCGTGCGGCCGTCGCGCCAGAACCGGTCCAGGCCCAGGTCGCCGCCGGCGCTGCGGGTGCCGGAGACCTCGAACAGCGCCGCCGGTACCTCGGTGGCGGCCCGGTCCGCGAGCACCTTCGCGGTGGCGACCGCGAGGGAGGCCTCGGCCGCGGTGTCGGGTCCGGGCGTCGTGAACGCGGCGTCGACGGCGGCACCGGCCACGACGAGCGCAGCTTCCGCGGACCGCACCGTCACCGTCAGCTCGCCGAAGCGGTGGATCAGTAACGGATCGTCCTGCGCCCGGTCGACCTCGGCCTCGAACCACGGCCGGGAGGTCGTGCGGACGAACTGCGCGGCGGCGTCGAGAGCGCCCCGGGCGATGCCGGTGTCGATCGCGACGTGCAGCAACTGCGCGAAGGCTCCGTAGCCGGTGGGCTCGGACACCGCGCCGGTCCGGGTGAAGACGGCGTCGAGCGGCACGGCGACGTCGTCGAAGCGGACGGTGCCGCTCCCGGTGGTGCGCTGCCCGAGGCCGTTCCAGTCGTCGACGATGGTGATTCCCGGGGTGTCCGCCTGGACGAAGGCGATGACCTGCTCGCCGGAGTCCGCGTCCCGCGCGAGCACCGCCAGCAGATGCGCGTACGGCGAACCCGTGCAGTAGAACTTCTCGCCGTCCAGGTGCGCGCCGTCGGGCGTGCGTGTGAGCGTGGTGGCGACATCGGCCACCGTCTTTCCGCCCCGCTCGGACTGCGCGTTGGCGATCCGGGCACCGTCGAGTACCTGCTCGAAGATCCTGCGCTGCAAGCCCTCCGGCGCCGCGAGGCGCAGCGCGGTGAGGTACACGTAGTGGCTGTGCGGGATCTGCGCGAGCGAGCCGTCGGCGGTGGCGAGCGTGCGGAAGACCTCGGCGATCACCGACGGCGGCAGGTCGGGTCCGCCGAACCGGGCGGGCACGGTCAGCGCGAAGAGCCCGGCGTCGGAGAGGTATTCGACCTCGGCGTGGGGCAGGTGTCGTTCGCGGTCGCGCTGCGCGGCACCGTCGGCGAAGCGGGACGCGAGGTCGCGCGCCGCGTCCACGGCGGCCTCGGCGGAGTCGATCGCCGCGGCGGGCCGCGAGTCGGCCGCCGGCGCGACCGTCACACCAGTGCCCCGGCGCGGCTCGCCTCGATCTCGCGGACCAGGGGCAGCACCTTCTCGCCGAAGTACTCGATCTCCTCCTGGAAGTGCAGGAATCCGCCGAGGATCAGATCGACGCCGAGCTCCTTGTACGCGACGATCCGCTCGGCGACCTGCTCCGGCGTGCCGATGAGCTGCGTGCGGAAGCCGTCGTTGTACTGCACCAGATCCTCGAAGCTGGAGTCGGCCCACATGCCGCGGCCGTCCGATGTCGACTTGCCGGCCTGCTGCACGGCGTCCCGGAAGCCTTCGACGGCGGGCTTGTTCGCCTTCTCCACGATCTCGCGGAGGGTGTCCCTCGCCTCCTTCTCGGTGTCGCGGGCGATGATGAAGCCGTTGAGCCCGAATTTCACCTCGCGCTGCGCCTCCCGCGCCACACGGCGCAGGTCGTCGAGCTGATCGGTGACGCCGTCGAAGTCCTTGCCGTTGGAGAAGTACCAGTCGGCGTACTTGCCGCCGTTGATCCGGGCGGCGGAGGAGTTGCCGCCCTGGAACAGCTCGGGGTTCGGGCGCTCGGGGGTGTTGAGCGGTTTGGGCTTGAGCGTGAAATCGCGGATGCGGTAGAAGTCGCCGCCGAAGTCCACGTTGTCCTCAGTCCAGATCTTGCGGATCACCTCGAGGAACTCCGCACTGCGGCGGTACCGCTCGTCGTGCTCGAGCCACGGCTCGCCGAGCGCCTTGAACTCGCCGGCGAACCAGCCGGAGACCACGTTGATCGCGAACCGCCCGTTCGAGAGGTGGTCGGCGGTGGCGCCGAACTTCGCGAGCACGGCCGGGTGCCACAGGCCGGGGTGCACGGCGGCGATGACCTTGAGCTTCTCGGTCGCGCCGAGCAGCGCCAGGCTGAACGACGTGGACTCGTGCTGGTACTCGGCGCCGTAGCTGGCCATGTACCGCACCTGCGAGAGCGCGTATTCGAAGCCCACGCGCTCCGCTGTCTGCGCCAGCTTCTTGTTGTACTCGAAGTCCCAGCTGGTGCGCTGCTCGATGTCGCTGGTGACCAGGCCGCCCGACACGTTGGGCACCCAGTAGGCGAACTTGATCTCGTCGGCGGTCTTCTCAGTGGTCATCGCTGTGTCCTTCGGGTCGGAGAACCGGGGCTAGGAGGTGGGGCTGGGGGAGAGGTCGGGCAGGAAGGCGCCGCGTACGGGTTCCGACGGTGCGCCGGACGCGCCGAGCAGACCGCGGGCCGCGAGGCGCGGGCGCACGCCCTCGCCGAAGTGGTAGGCCTCCTCCAGGTGCGGGTACCCGGAGAGGATGAAGTGATCCAGGCCGAGCGCCGCGTACTCCGCGATGAGGTCGGCGACCTCGTCGTGCGAGCCGACGAGCGCCGTGCCCGCGCCGCCGCGGACGAGGCCCACGCCGGTCCACAGGCCGGGGTAGACCTGCAGCGAGCGGGCGTCGGCGGCCTCATCGAATGCCGCTCCGCCGCCGTGCAGCTCGCGCATGAGGCGCTGGCCTTCGGACTCGCTCCGGGCGAGGTTGGCCTGCGCGGCGCGGATGGCCGCGGGATCGAGGTTGCCCAGCAGACGGTTCGCCTCGGCCCACGCCTCCTCGCTCGTGTCGCGCGAGATCACGTGCAGTCGGATGCCGTAGGTGAGCTCGCGACCCTGTGCGGCGGCGAGGCCCCGGATCCAGTCCAGCTTCTGCTTCACCTGCGCCGGCGGCTCGCCCCAGGTGAGGTAGGTATCGGCGTACTTCGCCGCGACGTCGCCCGCGGCGGGAGAACTACCGCCGAAGAAGATCGGGGGAGCCGGGTCGGGGCGTCGGGCGAGGATCGCGTTCTCCGCGGAGGCGTACTTCCCGGCGACGTTCACCGGGCCCGCGCCGTCGAACAACTGCCGGGTGATGTCGAGCACCTCGCCGCAGCGCTCGTACCGCTCCTCCTTGGTGAGCGTGTCGCCGTAGGCGCGCTGCTCGGAGGACTCGCCGCCGGTGACCACGTTGAGCAGCACGCGGCCGCCGGTCTGCCACTGCAGGGTGGTCGCCATCTGGGCGGCGAGGAGCGGGCTGGTCAGGCCCGGGCGCAGCGCCACGAGGAACTTGAGTTGGTCGGTGGCGTCGGCGAGCAGCGCAGCGGTCAGCCACGCGTCCTCGCACCACAGCCCGGTGGGGATGAGGACCGCCTCGAACTCGTTCGCCTCCGCGGCCAGGGCGAGTTGCTTGAGGTAGTGCAGGTTCGCGGGGCGGTCGCCGCTCATGGAGCTACCGTGCCCGCCCGCCATCAGGTTCCGCGAGTCGCCGTACGTGGGCAGGAACCAGTGCAGGTGGAGGGGGTTGGGCGAGCTCACGGCAGCCTTCCGTCGGTGGAGCGGGATATGGAGCGCAAGTCCACCACCGCGGCCTTGCGGAGGCCAGGTTTGGACTCGCGATGCGTCGAACGTGCGGACCTACCGATCAGTAGCTAAGCTAGGGAACAAGTTACTTAGAGCTTCGTAGTGAAATGAGGTGCTAGATGTCGACTGAAGCAGTGCAGAGCAGCGATCCGGTGGTCACCGGTTCCGCGACGGGGGAGGCCGGCGCGCCCGCCGAGCGGCTTCCGCAGGTGATCGCGCGGGTCTTCGAGCGGTTCGCCGACCGTCCTGCGTTCGCGACCCGCGACGGAGGACCCCGCGCCCCGTACGTCACCGTCTCGTACGGCGAGATCTGGCAGCGCGTCACCGCGCTGGCCGCCGCGTGGCAGAGCGAGCTGGCCCCGGGCGATTTCGTCGCGATCCTCGGCTTCACCAGTGCGGACTTCGTCACCGTCGACCTCGCGACCACCCTGCTCGGCGCCCCGAACGTGCCGCTGCAGGCCGGCGCGCCCGCCGCCCGCATCGCCGCCATCCTCGACGAGACCCGGCCCAAGATCTTCGCCGTGAGCGCCGACCAGGCCGCCCTCGCGGAGCAGGCCCTCGCCGAGTCCTCCGCCACGCCGCGCGTCGTCGTCTTCGACGGCGAGCACGCCGGGTACGAGGGCATCGAGGCCGACGTCCTCGCGGGCCGGGCGCTGCCCGACCCGGAGTTCTTCGCTCCCGAGCCGGACGCCGACCCGCTGGTGACGCTGATCTACACCTCGGGCAGCACCGGCACCCCGAAGGGGGCGATGTACACCGAGAAGCTGGTCACGGACGCCTGGCTCAAGGTGGACAGCATCGTCGACTACGACCTGCCGTCGGAGTCGCTCCTGCACTTCCTCCCGATGAGCCACATGTACGGCCGCAACTGGCTCATCGCGGGCCTCGCCTCCGGTGGCACCGGGTACTTCGCCGGCGCTTCCGACATGTCGACGCTGTTCGACGACCTCGCCGCCGCCCGCCCCACGGCCATCGGTCTCGTCCCCCGCGTCTGCGAGCTCGTGCACCAGCGCTTCCTCACGCTCGAGGCCGAGACCGACACCGAGACCGCCCGGGTGGAGCTGCGCGAGCACGTCCTCGGCGGCCGCCTGCAGGCCGCGATGTGCGGCAGCGCCGCCCTGTCCGCGGAACTGCAGACCTTCATGGAGTGGCTGCTGGGCATCGAGATCCAGATCGGCTACGGGTCCACCGAGGCCGGCGGTGTCCTTCGCGACGGCGAGATCGTGCGCCCGCCGGTGACCGAGTACAAGCTGATCGACGTCCCCGAGCTGGGCTACTTCGTCACCGATTCGCCGCACCCGCGCGGCGAGCTGCTGGTCAAGTCCACCCAGCTGATCCCCGGGTACTACAAGTCCGACAAGCGGATCCTCGACGACGAGGGCTTCTACCGCACCGGCGACGTGATGGCGGAGCTCGCGCCCGACCGGCTCGAGTACGTCGACCGCCGCAGCAACGTGATCAAGCTGGCGCAGGGCGAGTTCGTGCCGATCGCGCAGCTCGAGGCCACCTACGCCGCCGGGCCGGACGTCCACCAGATCTTCCTGTACGGCACCAGCGAGCGCTCCTACCTGCTGGCCGTCGTGGTGCCCGCGCCCGGTCCCGACGGGGAGACCGATGCGCAGGCCCGCACCCGCGTGCTCGACGGCCTGGCGGCGATCGCCCGTGACCAGGACCTGGCCGGTTACGAGCTGCCGCGCGACGTGATCATCGAGCGTGAGCCCTTCTCGCAGGAGAACGGACTGCGTTCGGGCATCGGCAAACTCGTGCGGCCGGCGCTCAACGCCCGCTACGGCGACGAGCTCGCCGCGCTGTACGCCGCCGCGGAGGACCGCCGCCGGGCCGGCCTGCGCGACCTCGACGCCGACGGATCGGTGACCGAGACCGTGGTGCGCGCCGCCGCGCTCACGCTCGGCGCTCTGCCCGAGGAGCTCGACGCGGCGACCCGCTTCGCGGACCTGGGCGGCGACTCGCTCTCGGCGCTGTCGTTGGCCACCACCCTTGAGGGGCTCTACGAGGTGCCGGTACCGGTGCAGACGATCGTCGGCCCCACCGCGACCCTCGGCGGCATCGTCGAGCACATCGAGGCGGCGCGCGCGGGCGCGCTCAGCGCACCGACGGCCGCGTCGATCCACGGCGCGGATGCGCAGGTCGCGCGGGCGTCCGACCTGCATCTGGACCGCTTCGTCGATCCGGAGCTGCTCGCCGCGGCCCCGTCGATCCCCGCCCCGCACGGCGAACCGTCGACCGTCCTGGTCACCGGTGCCACCGGCTACCTCGGGCGGTTCCTGCTGCTCGAGTGGCTGCGTCGCGTCGCGCCGCACGAGGGCACCGTCGTCGCGCTGGTGCGCGGCGCCGACGCCGACGACGCCCGCCGCCGCGTCCTCGACGCGATCGGCACCTCCGATCCCGAGCTGACGGTCGAGTTCGCGGAGCTCGCCGAGCGGCACCTCGAGGTGGTCGTGGGCGACTTCGGCGCACCGTCCCTCGGGCTCGACGCCCCGACCTGGGACCGGCTCGCCGAGCGGGTGGACCACGTCGTGCACTGCGGCGCGATGGTCAACCACGTGCTGCCCTACGACCAGCTGTTCGGCCCGAACGTCGTGGGCACCGCGGAGATCGCGCGGCTCGCGATCACCGTGCGGCGCAAGTCCATCGACTACGTCTCGACGGTGGCGGTGGTCCCGCAGGACGACGGCCGACTCCTGGTGGAGGACGACGACGTCCGGGTGGCGGGCGCGGAGCGCCGGATCGGCGCGGACGCCTACGCCAACGGCTACGCGGTGAGCAAGTGGGCGGGCGAAGTCCTGCTGCACGAGGCCTCCGATCTCGCCGGGCTCCCCGTGCGGGTGTTCCGCTCGGACATGATCCTGGCGCACAGCCGATTCCGCGGGCAGTACAACCCGGTGGACCAGTTCACCCGCCTGCTGCTGAGCATCGCCGAGACCGGGCTCGCGCCCGCGTCGTTCGCCGCGGACCCGACCGGGCCGCGCCCGCACTACGACGGTTTGCCGGTGGACTTCACCGCGGAGGCGATCGTCACGCTCGGCGCGGCCGGGCGCGAGGGCTTCCGGACCTTCCACGTGCTCAACGTCGACTCCGATGGCGCCGGTCTGGACGACTTCGTCGACTGGATCGCCGAGGACCGCCCGATCGAGCGGATCGCCGACTACGGCGAGTGGTTCGCCCGGTTCGAGGCCGCGCTGCAGGCGCTGCCCGCGGAGGACCGGCAGCGCTCGGTGCTGCCGTTGCTGCACTCCTTCGCCCATCCGACCCCGAACGGAGGCGGCGTCGCCCTCACCGCGGACCGCTTCCGCGAGGCGGTGCGGGAGGCGAACGTCGGCCCCGGCGACATCCCCGGCCTCGACCGCGCGCTGATCGAGCGGTACCTGGACGGCTTCACCGCCGCGGGGTGGCTCGCGTAGCCCTGCCACAGGGGTACGACATCCGCGCCGGAGAAGCGACCGTTATCCACAACTAAGCGTATGTAACGTGTTTTCTCCACAGGTCCCGCCTCGGACGCCGTCCGGGGCGGGACCGGCGCGTGAGACTCGTCGACGACGGCCGGGAACCGCCGGCCGCGGCATCGACGAGGAGGGGCGCCATGCCCGGGGTACTTGTTTTCGCAGCAGGCAACGTCACCAACGACCTGACCTACCGGGAGTCGGCCCGCGATCAGCGGCACGACTTCCTGAGCTTCACGATGGCGGCCAACAACGGCTACCTGGACGAGAACGGCGAGTGGAAGCAGACCGGCACGGTCTGGCTCAACGTCAAGGCCTTCGGCGCGCTCGCGCGCAACGCGCGGGCCGTGATCGCGAAGGGCCGGCCGGTCATGGTGCACGGCGAGCTCAAGCACGAGACCTTCGACGGTGCCGACGGCCAGCGGCACAGCTCGCTGGACCTCAAGGCCGACGCGATCGGGCTGAACCTACGGATGTGCGCGAGCCAGTACGTGGGCACGGGGGAGCGCTACCGCACGATCGTTCCGCCCCCGCTCGAGACGGCCGCCGGGCCGGCTGAGGCGGGAGCGCCCGACGGTGGGACGCCGCCCACCGGGACCGCGGGTGCCGGGGAGGCGGACGGCTCGCCCGACGGGGCGGGGCGCGACGGGCTGGTCGTGGTTCGGGGCTTCGACGGCGGCGCCGACGCCGAGGATGCCGGGCGGGAGCCGGCGGCGGTGGGTGCGCCGGACTTCTAGCGCGCCGTCAGGCGCGGCTGCGCACTCGCCGGTCATGCCCCGCGATGGTCACCGGAACACCGACGGTGTGCAGGACGACGCTGCCCAGCACGACGAGCACCGCCACCGTCAGCGTGAGATCGGCGACGGGGCCGTCGGGCAGCGTGTTGAACGCGATCAGCGCGAAGACGATGGTCGACGTGCCGCGGGGGCGCAGCCAGCCCAACCCCAATACCTGCCGCCGCGGTAGTCCGCTGCCGAGCATCGCGACGCCCACCGGAACCACGCGCAGCACGGTCAGCGCCGCGAGCACGAAGACCAGCGTGCGCCAGTCGACACCGTCGAAGATTCCGACGATGGCGACGGATCCGAAGACGAACCACATGGCCGCCGCGAGGAGGAAGCCCACGTCGTCGGTGAGGCCGACGTCATCCGCGGTCTCCGTGCCGCGACGCAGGCGGTAGACGATCCCGCACACGAAGGCCGCGACGAAGCCGTTGCCGCCGAGGCCCACGGCGGCGGCGTAGGTCAGCAGGGGAGTCGCGGCGATCGCGAGGCTGCGCCCGCTCGCCGTGGCGAGACCGGTGCGTTCGCTGTACCGCACACCCGCCGCGATCGCAGCGCCCAGCGCCGCACCCACCGCGAGCGCGATGGCGGCCTGCGGGGCCGCGGCCAGCAGGGCCGGTGCGGGGTCGTCGTCCCCGCCGTGAGCGGGGCCGGCCCAGTACATCGCGAACAGGAACACGGGGGTGATCAGGCCGTCGGTGTAGCCGGATTCGACGGTGAGCACGTCCCGGACCCGGGAGGGGACTCGGCGGTCGCGCAGCAGCGCGGGTGCGGACGCGAAGTCGATGGGGGCGATGACGCAGGCGACGAGGAGGAGCACCGACCACCCCAGGTGCGGGAGCAGCAGCCAGCCCACGGCGACGGACAGGATCAGGCCCACCGGGATCCCGAGCAGCAGCGACCGCGCCGCGAGGCGCGGGTGCCGGCCCAGTAGGGAGCCCCGTACGTGGGTGGCGTCGACGAACAGCAGCACGGCGAGGATGATCTCGGCGGCCCGCTGCGCCGCCCCGGTGTTGATCGCCTCGGCGATCGCGCCGTGCGCGCCGATGCCCACCGCGCCGCCGGCGAGCACCATCACCAGCGGCGCGGAGACGCCCCAGCGGTCCATCCGCCCGGACAGCAGGCACCAGAGCAGGAACGTCGCGGCTGCGACGAGGGTCGCCGGAATCACGGAGCGAGTATCCCGCAGCCGGGCCGCCCGACCTCACGCCCGGTGGTGCGGCGGCGTGAGATCGAGTTCACGGGGCGGACACCGCGGGGACCGGGGCTGCAACATGGGCTGCCTACCTTCGACGCGAAAGAGATCGCGACGCACCGGGAGGTCTGGAGATGAGTCGATCACACACGATCACGCAGTGGGATCCGGAGAACCGGGAGCAGTGGGAATCGGGCGGCGAGAAGATCGCGAAGCGGAACCTGTTGTGGTCCGTGATCGCCGAGCACGTGGGCTTCTCGGTCTGGTCCCTGTGGTCGGTGATGGTCCTGTTCATGCCGCAGGACGTCTACGGCCTGAGCACGGCGGACAAGTTCCTCATCGGTGCCACCGCCACTCTGGTCGGCTCCTGCCTGCGCATCCCGTACACCCTGGCCACGGCCCGTTTCGGCGGTCGTAACTGGACGATCTTCAGCGCCTTCGTCCTCGCCGTCCCGGTGATCGCGACGATGGTGATCCTCGCCAACCCGGGGCAGCCGCTGTGGGTCTACCTCGCCTGCGCCGCACTCACCGGTTTCGGCGGCGGGAACTTCGCCTCGTCGATGACCAACATCAACGCCTTCTTCCCGCAGCGGCTCAAGGGCTGGGCGCTCGGCCTGAACGCGGGCGGCGGAAACATCGGCGTCCCCGCCGTGCAGCTCGTCGGCCTGCTGGTCATCGCGACCGCCGGCAACCGTGAGCCCTACTGGGTGTGCGCCGTCTACCTGGTGCTGCTCGCGGTGGCGGGCATCGGTGCCGCCCTGTTCATGGACAACCTGCAGGTCCCCACCGTCGACACGGCCGCGATGCGCGCCTCCACCCGCGACCGGGACACCTGGATCGTCTCGCTGCTCTACAT
Proteins encoded in this window:
- a CDS encoding nitrate/nitrite transporter, producing the protein MSRSHTITQWDPENREQWESGGEKIAKRNLLWSVIAEHVGFSVWSLWSVMVLFMPQDVYGLSTADKFLIGATATLVGSCLRIPYTLATARFGGRNWTIFSAFVLAVPVIATMVILANPGQPLWVYLACAALTGFGGGNFASSMTNINAFFPQRLKGWALGLNAGGGNIGVPAVQLVGLLVIATAGNREPYWVCAVYLVLLAVAGIGAALFMDNLQVPTVDTAAMRASTRDRDTWIVSLLYIGTFGSFIGFSFAFGQVLQATFRAGGETAAQASLHAAQIAFIGPLLGSISRVYGGKLADRLGGGRVTLYVFTGMIAAGGVLIAAATTAGSGAPSGAVLGAYVLGFIALFLLSGLGNGSVYKMIPSIFEAKARSLDADEATRTHYSRAMSGAVIGIAGAIGGLGGVGINLVLRASYQSSGTATIAFWVFGAFYVLAAFVTWKVYVRTPAPRGHGTLDGTPRDGALTVADTR